The following nucleotide sequence is from Psilocybe cubensis strain MGC-MH-2018 chromosome 13, whole genome shotgun sequence.
CAGAACTCCTTACAATCTCCCCTCAAACACTTGTCACACCTGTATCATATCGAATGACGAACCTTGCGCCATTTGATGTTCCACTGTACGTTACTTGTTTGAATCAAGGTATAAATAGTTCAATTTCTCACCGCCCATGGCTCTACAGCGCGACCGCAGTGACATTTGTCGGATTGATATATCAATTGATTCTGTCTTTCTTCATTGTGGTTAGTATATCGTTTCAGGCCTTTTTGAACAAAACTAACAATGTCCTAGATGATCACCAATGCAGCGCGCGAGGGATCAGGCCTTGACAAGACTCTTCCAACCCGTTCCTTGATCATTCTCCGACTGTTTTCATCATTCGCCGGCTATCTTTTTATTTCTGTAAGCATTGACTAGTGAACCTTTGCGATTTGAGCGGAATGAGACTGAATGTCATTTGTGAAGCTATTCTATTGCCTTCTCAGCGTGGCCTTCCAACTCCCACTGTCTCGAAAGTGAGCATCGGGATTCGGATTTGCAGCGTTGTTCTTGGTTTCTAATGGGGCTTCATTTAACCGCAGATTTGGCCATAGTGGATTTTTGGTATTTTGGATGCTTAATTATTGCAGCATGCTTTCCGTGTACGTTGTTCTCTACATGGGCGAATAATGTTGACTCATTATCAACCTTATAGCGGGCTCGCTCTCGAGTCATTGATGACCTTGTTGACCGTGAAGGGCATCCCATTTTTCATGATTACATGGATCATATGTGAGTGAAGTCATCCACCTTGGTACCGCGGTTAAATTGACCACAACATCAGCCAATGTCGCTGTCTGCATTTTCCCCATCGAAGTCATGCCTATCATATTTCGCTATGGTTATGCAGCACCATTTTATAATGTATCACGGGCAATGCGAACTATTGTATTTGGAACCAAAAATATCGGTAGGTGCCTCGTTCAGTTCCAGTAAAGCGGCGATAGGTATCCTGACATTATCACCTCGGATTAATCAGTGGGTGAATCCTTTGGCATTCTGATTGTCTGGATAGCCATCTCGTGTATGACCCTGCCACTCATCCAGATATTCGTAAGGAGGAAGAGCGATGCGAGACCGTCTGGTTCTTCACATGCTCCACAGTGTGGTGTCGACGTGGAATCTCCAAATGCAGAGTCACTTCAAGTGGAAAAACCAGACAGTGAACGGTTTTAATTGGAATTGCTACGGACGGCGCACAGACTATCGATAGACTGTATACTTATATTGATAATACTAATATACCATTTGTAGCACCATTCATAGTATTGCTAATCAATTTCTGACCTTGCGACATCTCTGTTGACCGCCATTCCAAATTTTGGCCACACAGGTGTGAGCGCCAAGCACAATGTCTAGCGGATCAACTGTCGGGTATTCCTCCgttttgctatcttatcagagACTGTCTGGAACCCATCAGTACTCGTGTGGTATTGAAAGAGGTCGTGTCTTGTAAAATAATTGGACAATGGACTTCGGAGGTTCATGATTGCCTATAAGTGAGTCCTAATTCCAAGAATTTAGCATGCTCTAACACTCCAAAACGGCGATCCTGATTTGCTCTTGTCGGTGTCTTACTGGTCGTCGTGAAGATAGTCGATAATGTTTCCCATCTCGACGGTGAGCGATTTACGAAAGAAGGGTAGAGAGAATAAAATTGACAAGAACGGATGCATTTATCCGTAAAGCAGACGGATGAATACTATCCGCTATTCCGTCAAGTCCTCTCCTCAGATCCTACCGCTCCCATAGGATGTAGAGAAACATCAGTCAAACATTGGCTCGACGTTACAACTGAAAGCCCGGGAAAATTTGAGACTCGAAACCACAAAGACTATGTATTTTGCTACGGTAGATTAAGTGTATATCAGTAAGCGTATTTTCCACACCGTCAAACATCTTTAATGAGACACACGATGCTCCGCTATCCAGGGTGTAGATGACATGATATCTCCTTGGAAGGCGGTCACACCTGCTGTTGCTTTTCACCATTCGGTGTCTCGACACCATGCTCATGTCGCGCCTCTCGTACTGCGTCGATTTCTCGCTTTCGGACATACCACTGAAATCCTACCAGCGTTGTGCATGAGATAATAACCCATATT
It contains:
- a CDS encoding Nitrosoguanidine resistance protein SNG1, which translates into the protein MSSTSSTELTSPTVNQGSSSRLSQSLITPNATYDGSEAVSVFAVEARNENAFRNLIKPSVEGALDAIFKTIATQSAQQIANSTNLSELLTISPQTLVTPVSYRMTNLAPFDVPLATAVTFVGLIYQLILSFFIVMITNAAREGSGLDKTLPTRSLIILRLFSSFAGYLFISLFYCLLSVAFQLPLSRNGFLVFWMLNYCSMLSVGLALESLMTLLTVKGIPFFMITWIISNVAVCIFPIEVMPIIFRYGYAAPFYNVSRAMRTIVFGTKNIVGESFGILIVWIAIS